The sequence TGTATCCAGGTGAAGTAAGTTTCATGTCACCAAGGACCCTCCGATGCAGAAAAAAGAATCCGGAAAGCGGATCTGAAACCTTTGTGATCTTCCGTGCAAGGTAGACACCGGCAAAAGAGGTCAATTTTCTGTCAAAGCGCCACTTCTCGACAGTACTCTTATCACCGAATCGAGTACCTACAACGATATCATTGTTATCAAGATGCCCGATCATTTCCGGGATAACTGAAGGATCATGACTCAGATCAGCGTCCATCACACCCAGAAGCGGTCGGGTGGACAACTTGAAGCCCTCCATGACTGCACTCCCAAGGCCCATCTTGCCCTTACGGTGAATCACTTTAAGGGGATACTTTAAAGCAAGCTTCTCTGCTTCATCCCCTGTTCCGTCGGGAGAATTATCATCTACAATGATCAGTTCAATATCGATATCAGAAATGTTTTCCATTGTAGAGAATAGCTCTTCAACCAGTTTTGGCAGATTCTCCCTCTCATTAAAGGTAGGGCTGATAATAGAGACCTCAAGCATTACGATACCTGTAGTAAATGTTAATGATTGAATATTGCAAACTGTAAAATAGTCAATTTGAACAGGAGAGATTAAAGATTCACCTCTGAGGTAATTCTTTGACTTATCGACTTAAGTCTTTTTTTCACCTCTGAGGTAAATTGATCCCCCGGTAACAGAAGAAACTACTATTTTTATGGTTATCGCACATAATTTACAAAAACAGAAACTGTCCGGATGAATTCAAATAAAATTAAATATAATATTGAATACCTTCTCCTAAGAACCCTTCAGGAATTCCTGAGTCTTATTCCCAGGACAGCAGCGCTTAAGATCGGTGAAATTTCTGGACTGCTGCTCTATTATTCAGGAGTCTGCCGCAAGATTGCGCTAAAGAACATGGAACATGTTGGACTGTGGGATAGCAGTCAATTAAAAAAGATACTACGGGATCT comes from Fibrobacter sp. and encodes:
- a CDS encoding polyprenol monophosphomannose synthase, with product MLEVSIISPTFNERENLPKLVEELFSTMENISDIDIELIIVDDNSPDGTGDEAEKLALKYPLKVIHRKGKMGLGSAVMEGFKLSTRPLLGVMDADLSHDPSVIPEMIGHLDNNDIVVGTRFGDKSTVEKWRFDRKLTSFAGVYLARKITKVSDPLSGFFFLHRRVLGDMKLTSPGYKILFEILVKGNYSKVKDVPFRFRTREYSHSKLNFSEYVLFVKQLLLFSLKKRR